A genomic window from Silene latifolia isolate original U9 population chromosome Y, ASM4854445v1, whole genome shotgun sequence includes:
- the LOC141630065 gene encoding uncharacterized protein LOC141630065, producing MADKKELAIESKLIHEHVLHLSNHNKRSFSIALTKLQDSGSFSISFTIGVTRFEKVLCDLGASVSVMPYSACAKLGMGELKCTSITLQMADRSKKQPLRDLEDIPVRVGNFFISVDFVSVDMVEDAHIPIILGRPILHTAGAVIDVKTKCSPWR from the exons ATGGCCGACAAAAAAGAACTAGCTATTGAAAGCAAGCTGATTCATGAACATGTTCTTCACTTATCAAATCATAACAAAAGA AGTTTCTCTATCGCTTTGACAAAGCTACAAGATTCCGGGAGTTTCTCTATCTCTTTCACAATTGGCGTTACAAGATTTGAAAAGGTactatgtgaccttggagcaagtgtaagcgTGATGCCTTACTCGGCTTGTGCAAAGCTTGGGATGGGAGAGTTAAAATGCACGAGCAtaacgcttcaaatggcggatcgctCTAAAAAGCAGCCCCTAAGAGACTTGGAGGATATACCGGTTAGGGTGGGAAATTTCTTCATTTCCGTTGACTTTGTTAGCGTAGACATGGTAGAAGATGCTCATATCCCGATCATATTGGGAAGACCAATTTTGCATACCGCCGGAGCAGTAATAGACGTGAAAACGAAATGCTCACCTTGGAGGTAG
- the LOC141634468 gene encoding uncharacterized protein LOC141634468 — translation MRRKTVLDYCFLHDHNLRIGEDLVVFSFHNMLTRDDIISLSAKTMITSNVIDCWSFLLNDMLVKAGKGLSSTRSFFCTSHSASLFKLIKAADDEKDLYRKEICNAWDTVIENNEGSLDIGADLTVDYLDNRVYDDFEDSIWVLATNSIVEIFGSFLVEKGFERGSEVCNFKFVNVAFGWKSKGSQNLDCGVFVMIHMMFYAGKLFKSELHDLLKRIIYRAEIAAILVLADINKIRKQLLDLVDDFTKTKAPLLPVLLKKRKLADLEAERAEADALEAVRVMAEEPDDGVGTPRSMKKSMPDTPMSDVMIRSGRGSRPNSDGLGCSIKRGQGDTNLVVVSKIMRANSRYTRAMPRKKKQVVDYCFLDDYNLANDELLFSTGNAILDRSDILSTKPENYTELRIIAAWSVVLNFMEVKEKEAPVMMFLGTQHMGIFEDMLEQGGDSDDA, via the exons ATGCGGAGGAAGACTGTACTTGATTATTGTTTTCTGCACGATCATAACCTACGAATTGG GGAGGATTTGGTTGTGTTTTCATTTCACAACATGTTAACTCGAGATGACATTATTTCACTGTCTGCTAAGACTATGATCACATCAAATGTGATTGATTGCTGGTCATTTTTACTTAATGACATGCTGGTCAAGGCTGGGAAAGGGTTATCCTCCACAAGAAGTTTTTTTTGTACAAGTCATTCG GCTTCTTTGTTTAAGCTTATCAAAGCTGCTGATGATGAGAAAGATTTATACAGAAAGGAAATTTGTAATGCTTGGGACACTGTGATTGAGAACAACGAAGGTTCTCTTGACATTGGTGCCGATTTG ACTGTGGACTATCTTGACAATCGTGTATATGATGATTTTGAAGATAGTATCTGGGTGTTGGCTACCAACTCTATT GTTGAAATATTTGGTAGTTTTCTTGTCGAGAAAGGTTTTGAAAGAGGCAGTGAGGTCtgcaatttcaaatttgtaaatGTGGCTTTTGGGTGGAAATCGAAagggtcccagaatttggattgtggtgtttttgttatgattcatatgatgTTTTATGCTGGGAAGTTGTTCAAATCAGAGTTGCATGACCTATTGAAAAGGATCATATATAGAGCTGAGATAGCTGCCATCTTGGTTTTAGCCGATATCAACAAAATTAGGAAAcaattgttggatttggttgatgatttTACAAAGACAAAGGCACCTTTGCTGCCTGTTTTGCTTAAGAAGCGTAAGCTAGCTGATTTGGAAGCGGAAAGGGCTGAAGCAGATGCTTTGGAAGCTGTTAGGGTTATGGCAGAGGAACCGGATGATGGTGTAGGTACTCCGAGGTCTATGAAAAAAAGTATGCCTGATACACCTATGAGCGATGTGATGATTAGATCAGGCCGAGGTAGTAGACCGAACTCTGATGGTCTTGGCTGCTCAATAAAGCGCGGGCAAGGAGATacaaatcttgttgttgtttcaaAAATTATGAGGGCTAACAGCAGATATACACGCGCTATGCCAAGAAAGAAGAAAcaagttgttgattattgtttcttGGATGATTACAATCTTGCAAATGA TGAACTTTTGTTTTCTACGGGCAATGCTATCTTGGATAGGTCTGATATTCTTTCTACGAAACCCGAAAATTACACTGAGTTGCGCATAATAGCTGCCTGGTCAGTTGTCTTGAATTTCATGGAGGTTAAGGAGAAAGAAGCACCAGTGATGATGTTCCTTGGGACAcaacatatg ggaatctTTGAAGACATGCTAGAGCAAGGAGGGGATAGTGATGATGCGTGA
- the LOC141630066 gene encoding protein FAR1-RELATED SEQUENCE 5-like gives MAASMMLLSEARVMVEVAPYLRRRCLRIEINNTNATTFSTPLVASETGEITIHNLGLRYTPGGSEKWNRMVENGFKPALGLMFVKLEEAIEFYNLYAVACCFIPRKYTQTRFRDVDEDNCLAKIFWADAQARMNYSLFGDTITFDPTYGTNKYHMAFTPFTGVDNHKKSVTFAAVLIDHENDGSFIWVFKKFLDCMGNKEPQCILTDQDPAIKLGVRSVFKKARHRYCMWHIMKKLTDKVESQICKETDFVERICGVVWDTDLEPIEVQWNNNAIITDFLMSLQVTKDIATVSSKTMIEKHASKIYTHTVFYEFQEQVQMAPCSCAVRGFSEQGNMHIINVEDAYKKHRIFQVAHINESKETTCTCKMFERKGILCKHIIWIISGKGLQSIPEQYIETRWTKKSYKKPLYELDGKLLQDYDPTDLRKLELSRVWSEFYATISVLNSMPKNQIKELSLILLQFREKINPTKESLTKDQELEMLLGCSLKSNITVLPPKIAKNKGSGKRMKSNKDKAIEKGYTLQ, from the exons GCATTGAAATTAATAATACCAATGCAACAACTTTTTCTACACCTCTTGTTGCGTCTGAAACAGGAGAAATTACTATCCATAATCTGGGATTGAGATATACTCCAGGTGGCAGTGAGAAGTGGAATAGGATGGTAGAAAATGGTTTCAAACCTGCTCTGGGGTTAATGTTTGTAAAGCTGGAGGAGGCAATAGAGTTTTACAATTTATATGCTGTGGCTTGTTGTTTCATACCAAGAAAGTACACACAAACAAGATTCCGTGATG TTGATGAGGATAATTGTTTGGCTAAAATCTTTTGGGCAGATGCACAAGCAAGAATGAATTATTCCTTGTTTGGGGACACCATCACCTTTGATCCTACTTACGGTACTAACAAGTACCACATGGCCTTCACCCCATTCACTGGTGTTGACAACCACAAAAAATCAGTGACTTTTGCTGCTGTACTTATCGATCATGAGAACGATGGGTCATTCATTTGGGTGTTTAAGAAGTTCCTTGATTGTATGGGCAACAAGGAACCTCAATGCATTCTTACTGATCAAGATCCGGCAATTAAACTCGGGGTGCGTTCTGTATTCAAGAAAGCAAGACATCGctactgcatgtggcatataatgaaaaaaCTTACCGATAAAGTTGAGTCACAGATTTGTAAGGAGACTGACTTTGTTGAGCGGATATGCGGGGTTGTTTGGGATACTGACTTGGAACCCATTGa AGTGCAATGGAACAACAACGCTATAATCACAGATTTCTTGATGTCTTTGCAAGTGACAAAAGACATTGCCACAGTTTCTTCTAAGACAATGATTGAAAAACATGCctctaaaatctacacacatactGTTTTCTATGAGTTCCAAGAGCAAGTGCAAATGGCTCCCTGTTCGTGTGCCGTTAGGGGGTTTTCTGAGCAAGGAAACATGCACATTATAAATGTTGAAGATGCCTACAAGAAGCATAGAATATTTCAG GTTGCTCACATTAACGAATCAAAGGAAACAACATGTACATGCAAGATGTTTGAGAGGAAAGGAATCCTTTGTAAACACATTATATGGATTATATCAGGAAAAGGACTGCAAAGCATACCGGAGCAGTACATCGAAACCAGATGGACGAAGAAATCATATAAAAAGCCTTTGTATGAACTGGATGGAAAGTTATTGCAAGACTACGATCCCACTGATTTGAGAAAGTTGGAATTATCAAGGGTATGGTCAGAGTTTTATGCAACAATAAGTGTTCTTAACTCGATGCCTAAAAATCAAATCAAGGAGCTAAGTTTGATACTTTTACAATTCCGAGAGAAAATAAATCCAACTAAAGAGAGCTTGACAAAGGATCAAGAACTAGAAATGCTCTTAGGTTGTTCATTAAAATCAAATATTACTGTTCTTCCACCAAAAATTGCAAAAAACAAAGGAAGCGGCaagagaatgaaatcaaacaAGGATAAGGCAATTGAGAAG GGATATACTTTACAATAA